The Gallus gallus isolate bGalGal1 chromosome 31, bGalGal1.mat.broiler.GRCg7b, whole genome shotgun sequence genome includes a region encoding these proteins:
- the BTN3A2 gene encoding butyrophilin subfamily 2 member A1 isoform X1, whose product MGLTAVIFLLVLASRHQPTAGVGHDPLLVVDDYEDGGIRLKCLSERLFSEAQLLWTDSRGDNITGTPLSADTGTAGVSSSIVLKAGSGNSMSCRILDKQLKTSTESSVAIADAFFPSTSPWLAAFVVILLLSIFLVLAAIYKIRNNNKEITRAQNARKQIEQDIDELKRKLDEQGRRFEKENEDAEKRIENVRNELKFRKARSNAVNITLDQKCKHPNLCISDDKRRVKSSDKKETALKAMVVATEGFPDKKHYWEVEVGNQSQWELGVVSEKVRDVIMNNMGISPPVNGLFSLQYSQGKYILTGREDVSDCKQCSVVGVLLDVESSELSFYNVEEMSPLGSVVLEFTGKLYPFFSPDSSGKWLGVRPVKPQTYDPLPQGEEINE is encoded by the exons ATGGGGCTGACAGCAGTCATCTTCCTCTTGGTGTTGGCATCTAGACACCAGCCCACTGCAG GTGTTGGGCATGATCCATTGCTTGTTGTGGATGATTATGAGGATGGTGGTATTCGACTCAAATGTTTATCTGAAAGGTTGTTTTCTGAAGCTCAGCTGTTGTGGACAGACAGTAGAGGAGACAACATCACAGGAACTCCTCTCTCTGCTGACACTGGCACTGCCGGTGTCAGCAGCTCCATTGTTCTTAAAGCAGGATCTGGAAACTCCATGTCCTGCCGCATTCTAGATAAACAACTGAAAACATCAACAGAATCTTCAGTTGCCATTGCAG ATGCCTTCTTTCCCTCCACCTCCCCTTGGCTGGCGGCATTTGTTGTGATCCTGCTCCTGAGCATATTCCTGGTCCTCGCTGCAATTTATAAAATCAGAA atAACAATAAGGAAATCACGCGTGCAC AAAATGCACGAAAGCAAATTGAGCAAG ATATAGATGAACTCAAACGGAAACTGG atGAACAGGGGAGGAGATTTGAGAAGG aaaatgagGATGCAGAGAAAAGAATTG aaaatgTCCGGAATGAACTGA agtTCAGGAAAGCTCGTAGCAATGCAG ttaATATCACTCTGGATCAGAAATGCAAACACCCCAACCTCTGCATTAGTGACGACAAAAGGAGGGTAAAGTCCTCAGACAAGAAAGAGACAGCCCTCAAAGCGATGGTGGTAGCTACTGAAGGTTTTCCAGACAAAAAACATTACTGGGAAGTGGAGGTGGGGAACCAATCACAGTGGGAGCTGGGAGTGGTGAGTGAGAAGGTTAGGGATGTGATAATGAACAACATGGGGATTTCTCCCCCGGTGAATGGTTTATTCAGTCTACAGTACTCTCAGGGAAAATACATATTAACTGGTAGGGAGGATGTAAGTGATTGCAAACAGTGCAGTGTGGTGGGTGTTCTCCTGGATGTGGAAAGCTCTGAGCTTTCATTCTACAATGTTGAAGAAATGAGCCCTCTTGGGTCTGTCGTTTTGGAGTTTACTGGGAAACTGTATCCATTCTTCAGTCCAGACTCAAGTGGCAAGTGGCTGGGGGTACGTCCTGTAAAACCTCAGACCTATGATCCTCTTCCACAGGGTGAGGAGATTAATGAATGA
- the BTN3A2 gene encoding butyrophilin subfamily 1 member A1 isoform X5, translating to MGLTAVIFLLVLASRHQPTAGVGHDPLLVVDDYEDGGIRLKCLSERLFSEAQLLWTDSRGDNITGTPLSADTGTAGVSSSIVLKAGSGNSMSCRILDKQLKTSTESSVAIADAFFPSTSPWLAAFVVILLLSIFLVLAAIYKIRNNNKEITRAQNARKQIEQDIDELKRKLDEQGRRFEKEFRKARSNAVNITLDQKCKHPNLCISDDKRRVKSSDKKETALKAMVVATEGFPDKKHYWEVEVGNQSQWELGVVSEKVRDVIMNNMGISPPVNGLFSLQYSQGKYILTGREDVSDCKQCSVVGVLLDVESSELSFYNVEEMSPLGSVVLEFTGKLYPFFSPDSSGKWLGVRPVKPQTYDPLPQGEEINE from the exons ATGGGGCTGACAGCAGTCATCTTCCTCTTGGTGTTGGCATCTAGACACCAGCCCACTGCAG GTGTTGGGCATGATCCATTGCTTGTTGTGGATGATTATGAGGATGGTGGTATTCGACTCAAATGTTTATCTGAAAGGTTGTTTTCTGAAGCTCAGCTGTTGTGGACAGACAGTAGAGGAGACAACATCACAGGAACTCCTCTCTCTGCTGACACTGGCACTGCCGGTGTCAGCAGCTCCATTGTTCTTAAAGCAGGATCTGGAAACTCCATGTCCTGCCGCATTCTAGATAAACAACTGAAAACATCAACAGAATCTTCAGTTGCCATTGCAG ATGCCTTCTTTCCCTCCACCTCCCCTTGGCTGGCGGCATTTGTTGTGATCCTGCTCCTGAGCATATTCCTGGTCCTCGCTGCAATTTATAAAATCAGAA atAACAATAAGGAAATCACGCGTGCAC AAAATGCACGAAAGCAAATTGAGCAAG ATATAGATGAACTCAAACGGAAACTGG atGAACAGGGGAGGAGATTTGAGAAGG agtTCAGGAAAGCTCGTAGCAATGCAG ttaATATCACTCTGGATCAGAAATGCAAACACCCCAACCTCTGCATTAGTGACGACAAAAGGAGGGTAAAGTCCTCAGACAAGAAAGAGACAGCCCTCAAAGCGATGGTGGTAGCTACTGAAGGTTTTCCAGACAAAAAACATTACTGGGAAGTGGAGGTGGGGAACCAATCACAGTGGGAGCTGGGAGTGGTGAGTGAGAAGGTTAGGGATGTGATAATGAACAACATGGGGATTTCTCCCCCGGTGAATGGTTTATTCAGTCTACAGTACTCTCAGGGAAAATACATATTAACTGGTAGGGAGGATGTAAGTGATTGCAAACAGTGCAGTGTGGTGGGTGTTCTCCTGGATGTGGAAAGCTCTGAGCTTTCATTCTACAATGTTGAAGAAATGAGCCCTCTTGGGTCTGTCGTTTTGGAGTTTACTGGGAAACTGTATCCATTCTTCAGTCCAGACTCAAGTGGCAAGTGGCTGGGGGTACGTCCTGTAAAACCTCAGACCTATGATCCTCTTCCACAGGGTGAGGAGATTAATGAATGA
- the BTN3A2 gene encoding butyrophilin subfamily 1 member A1 isoform X4: MGLTAVIFLLVLASRHQPTAGVGHDPLLVVDDYEDGGIRLKCLSERLFSEAQLLWTDSRGDNITGTPLSADTGTAGVSSSIVLKAGSGNSMSCRILDKQLKTSTESSVAIADAFFPSTSPWLAAFVVILLLSIFLVLAAIYKIRNNNKEITRAQNARKQIEQDIDELKRKLENEDAEKRIENVRNELKFRKARSNAVNITLDQKCKHPNLCISDDKRRVKSSDKKETALKAMVVATEGFPDKKHYWEVEVGNQSQWELGVVSEKVRDVIMNNMGISPPVNGLFSLQYSQGKYILTGREDVSDCKQCSVVGVLLDVESSELSFYNVEEMSPLGSVVLEFTGKLYPFFSPDSSGKWLGVRPVKPQTYDPLPQGEEINE; this comes from the exons ATGGGGCTGACAGCAGTCATCTTCCTCTTGGTGTTGGCATCTAGACACCAGCCCACTGCAG GTGTTGGGCATGATCCATTGCTTGTTGTGGATGATTATGAGGATGGTGGTATTCGACTCAAATGTTTATCTGAAAGGTTGTTTTCTGAAGCTCAGCTGTTGTGGACAGACAGTAGAGGAGACAACATCACAGGAACTCCTCTCTCTGCTGACACTGGCACTGCCGGTGTCAGCAGCTCCATTGTTCTTAAAGCAGGATCTGGAAACTCCATGTCCTGCCGCATTCTAGATAAACAACTGAAAACATCAACAGAATCTTCAGTTGCCATTGCAG ATGCCTTCTTTCCCTCCACCTCCCCTTGGCTGGCGGCATTTGTTGTGATCCTGCTCCTGAGCATATTCCTGGTCCTCGCTGCAATTTATAAAATCAGAA atAACAATAAGGAAATCACGCGTGCAC AAAATGCACGAAAGCAAATTGAGCAAG ATATAGATGAACTCAAACGGAAACTGG aaaatgagGATGCAGAGAAAAGAATTG aaaatgTCCGGAATGAACTGA agtTCAGGAAAGCTCGTAGCAATGCAG ttaATATCACTCTGGATCAGAAATGCAAACACCCCAACCTCTGCATTAGTGACGACAAAAGGAGGGTAAAGTCCTCAGACAAGAAAGAGACAGCCCTCAAAGCGATGGTGGTAGCTACTGAAGGTTTTCCAGACAAAAAACATTACTGGGAAGTGGAGGTGGGGAACCAATCACAGTGGGAGCTGGGAGTGGTGAGTGAGAAGGTTAGGGATGTGATAATGAACAACATGGGGATTTCTCCCCCGGTGAATGGTTTATTCAGTCTACAGTACTCTCAGGGAAAATACATATTAACTGGTAGGGAGGATGTAAGTGATTGCAAACAGTGCAGTGTGGTGGGTGTTCTCCTGGATGTGGAAAGCTCTGAGCTTTCATTCTACAATGTTGAAGAAATGAGCCCTCTTGGGTCTGTCGTTTTGGAGTTTACTGGGAAACTGTATCCATTCTTCAGTCCAGACTCAAGTGGCAAGTGGCTGGGGGTACGTCCTGTAAAACCTCAGACCTATGATCCTCTTCCACAGGGTGAGGAGATTAATGAATGA
- the BTN3A2 gene encoding butyrophilin subfamily 1 member A1 isoform X2, whose translation MGLTAVIFLLVLASRHQPTAGVGHDPLLVVDDYEDGGIRLKCLSERLFSEAQLLWTDSRGDNITGTPLSADTGTAGVSSSIVLKAGSGNSMSCRILDKQLKTSTESSVAIADAFFPSTSPWLAAFVVILLLSIFLVLAAIYKIRNNNKEITRAQNARKQIEQDELKRKLDEQGRRFEKENEDAEKRIENVRNELKFRKARSNAVNITLDQKCKHPNLCISDDKRRVKSSDKKETALKAMVVATEGFPDKKHYWEVEVGNQSQWELGVVSEKVRDVIMNNMGISPPVNGLFSLQYSQGKYILTGREDVSDCKQCSVVGVLLDVESSELSFYNVEEMSPLGSVVLEFTGKLYPFFSPDSSGKWLGVRPVKPQTYDPLPQGEEINE comes from the exons ATGGGGCTGACAGCAGTCATCTTCCTCTTGGTGTTGGCATCTAGACACCAGCCCACTGCAG GTGTTGGGCATGATCCATTGCTTGTTGTGGATGATTATGAGGATGGTGGTATTCGACTCAAATGTTTATCTGAAAGGTTGTTTTCTGAAGCTCAGCTGTTGTGGACAGACAGTAGAGGAGACAACATCACAGGAACTCCTCTCTCTGCTGACACTGGCACTGCCGGTGTCAGCAGCTCCATTGTTCTTAAAGCAGGATCTGGAAACTCCATGTCCTGCCGCATTCTAGATAAACAACTGAAAACATCAACAGAATCTTCAGTTGCCATTGCAG ATGCCTTCTTTCCCTCCACCTCCCCTTGGCTGGCGGCATTTGTTGTGATCCTGCTCCTGAGCATATTCCTGGTCCTCGCTGCAATTTATAAAATCAGAA atAACAATAAGGAAATCACGCGTGCAC AAAATGCACGAAAGCAAATTGAGCAAG ATGAACTCAAACGGAAACTGG atGAACAGGGGAGGAGATTTGAGAAGG aaaatgagGATGCAGAGAAAAGAATTG aaaatgTCCGGAATGAACTGA agtTCAGGAAAGCTCGTAGCAATGCAG ttaATATCACTCTGGATCAGAAATGCAAACACCCCAACCTCTGCATTAGTGACGACAAAAGGAGGGTAAAGTCCTCAGACAAGAAAGAGACAGCCCTCAAAGCGATGGTGGTAGCTACTGAAGGTTTTCCAGACAAAAAACATTACTGGGAAGTGGAGGTGGGGAACCAATCACAGTGGGAGCTGGGAGTGGTGAGTGAGAAGGTTAGGGATGTGATAATGAACAACATGGGGATTTCTCCCCCGGTGAATGGTTTATTCAGTCTACAGTACTCTCAGGGAAAATACATATTAACTGGTAGGGAGGATGTAAGTGATTGCAAACAGTGCAGTGTGGTGGGTGTTCTCCTGGATGTGGAAAGCTCTGAGCTTTCATTCTACAATGTTGAAGAAATGAGCCCTCTTGGGTCTGTCGTTTTGGAGTTTACTGGGAAACTGTATCCATTCTTCAGTCCAGACTCAAGTGGCAAGTGGCTGGGGGTACGTCCTGTAAAACCTCAGACCTATGATCCTCTTCCACAGGGTGAGGAGATTAATGAATGA
- the BTN3A2 gene encoding butyrophilin subfamily 1 member A1 isoform X3, with the protein MGLTAVIFLLVLASRHQPTAGVGHDPLLVVDDYEDGGIRLKCLSERLFSEAQLLWTDSRGDNITGTPLSADTGTAGVSSSIVLKAGSGNSMSCRILDKQLKTSTESSVAIADAFFPSTSPWLAAFVVILLLSIFLVLAAIYKIRKNARKQIEQDIDELKRKLDEQGRRFEKENEDAEKRIENVRNELKFRKARSNAVNITLDQKCKHPNLCISDDKRRVKSSDKKETALKAMVVATEGFPDKKHYWEVEVGNQSQWELGVVSEKVRDVIMNNMGISPPVNGLFSLQYSQGKYILTGREDVSDCKQCSVVGVLLDVESSELSFYNVEEMSPLGSVVLEFTGKLYPFFSPDSSGKWLGVRPVKPQTYDPLPQGEEINE; encoded by the exons ATGGGGCTGACAGCAGTCATCTTCCTCTTGGTGTTGGCATCTAGACACCAGCCCACTGCAG GTGTTGGGCATGATCCATTGCTTGTTGTGGATGATTATGAGGATGGTGGTATTCGACTCAAATGTTTATCTGAAAGGTTGTTTTCTGAAGCTCAGCTGTTGTGGACAGACAGTAGAGGAGACAACATCACAGGAACTCCTCTCTCTGCTGACACTGGCACTGCCGGTGTCAGCAGCTCCATTGTTCTTAAAGCAGGATCTGGAAACTCCATGTCCTGCCGCATTCTAGATAAACAACTGAAAACATCAACAGAATCTTCAGTTGCCATTGCAG ATGCCTTCTTTCCCTCCACCTCCCCTTGGCTGGCGGCATTTGTTGTGATCCTGCTCCTGAGCATATTCCTGGTCCTCGCTGCAATTTATAAAATCAGAA AAAATGCACGAAAGCAAATTGAGCAAG ATATAGATGAACTCAAACGGAAACTGG atGAACAGGGGAGGAGATTTGAGAAGG aaaatgagGATGCAGAGAAAAGAATTG aaaatgTCCGGAATGAACTGA agtTCAGGAAAGCTCGTAGCAATGCAG ttaATATCACTCTGGATCAGAAATGCAAACACCCCAACCTCTGCATTAGTGACGACAAAAGGAGGGTAAAGTCCTCAGACAAGAAAGAGACAGCCCTCAAAGCGATGGTGGTAGCTACTGAAGGTTTTCCAGACAAAAAACATTACTGGGAAGTGGAGGTGGGGAACCAATCACAGTGGGAGCTGGGAGTGGTGAGTGAGAAGGTTAGGGATGTGATAATGAACAACATGGGGATTTCTCCCCCGGTGAATGGTTTATTCAGTCTACAGTACTCTCAGGGAAAATACATATTAACTGGTAGGGAGGATGTAAGTGATTGCAAACAGTGCAGTGTGGTGGGTGTTCTCCTGGATGTGGAAAGCTCTGAGCTTTCATTCTACAATGTTGAAGAAATGAGCCCTCTTGGGTCTGTCGTTTTGGAGTTTACTGGGAAACTGTATCCATTCTTCAGTCCAGACTCAAGTGGCAAGTGGCTGGGGGTACGTCCTGTAAAACCTCAGACCTATGATCCTCTTCCACAGGGTGAGGAGATTAATGAATGA